A window of the Zootoca vivipara chromosome 14, rZooViv1.1, whole genome shotgun sequence genome harbors these coding sequences:
- the LOC118092903 gene encoding germ cell-specific gene 1-like protein, with the protein MKAAAGGSGAPSGAVGGRRARALLAVGLNLLALLFSATAFGTTHWCEGTQRVPKPTCGPHKRTNCLDYGYEAAANETARNGSSGASPPAANVVHYSWETGDDRFLFRYFHAGIWYSCEENINTPGEKCRSFIDLAPASEKGVLWLSVVSEVLYIALLVIGFSLMCLELLHSNNVIDGLKLNAFAAVFTVLSGLLGMVAHMMYTQVFQVTVSLGPEDWRPHSWDYGWSFCLAWGSFTCCMAASVTTLNSYTKTIIEFRHKRKVFEQGFPEEAAYTDHEPIPYFHGRAAQHSAVKPQRNARSHDGQRSASQSPSNSSTSTANSSSLLSEPSSRLASPEARHLDAAPAATRGTAEHGRLNLSAQAGVSAAGPGPHAPRPSSRPASRPAPPRPNLVPENMMRRVLLPRHGNPPASRELLAAASANQLARQMRAQPLGHVKLAEEDMRAAQEEEDLKRGLVTRQELLAVEQELQEVREELKCLRWKVRHIGETVQPLAEESKRYNGYTLTELKALVQSEKDPCKAAHKILALLFSDVYLLQHLAVADQACNSRTLPRPQMDPELYTVYCDILQSIFPGMSSQALRERMQPGV; encoded by the exons ATGAAGGCAGCGGCGGGCGGGAGCGGGGCCCCGTCGGGGGCCGTCGGGGGCCGTCGGGCGCGGGCGCTGCTGGCCGTGGGGCTCAACCTGCTGGCGCTGCTTTTTTCGGCCACGGCCTTCGGCACGACGCACTGGTGCGAAGGGACGCAGAGGGTGCCCAAGCCCACCTGCGGGCCCCACAAGCGCACCAACTGCCTCGACTACGGCTACGAAGCCGCCGCCAACGAGACGGCGCGCAACGGCTCCTCCGGCGCCTCGCCGCCCGCCGCCAACGTCGTGCACTACAGCTGGGAGACGGGCGACGACCGCTTCCTCTTCAGGTACTTCCACGCCGGCATCTGGTACTCGTGCGAGGAGAACATCAACACGCCCG GTGAGAAATGCCGAAGTTTCATTGACCTGGCTCCAGCTTCCGAGAAAG GAGTCCTGTGGCTGTCGGTGGTGTCGGAAGTGCTCTACATCGCTTTGCTGGTCATCGGTTTCAGCCTCATGTGCCTTGAGCTCCTCCACTCCAACAACGTGATAGACGGGCTCAAACTCAACGCTTTTGCGGCCGTCTTCACGGTGCTCTCAG GGCTCTTGGGAATGGTGGCTCACATGATGTACACCCAGGTGTTCCAGGTGACGGTCAGCCTTGGCCCGGAAGACTGGAGGCCGCACTCGTGGGACTACGGCTGGTCCTTCTG CCTGGCCTGGGGCTCCTTCACCTGCTGCATGGCTGCCTCCgtcaccaccttgaactcctacACCAAGACCATCATTGAGTTCCGCCACAAGCGCAAGGTCTTTGAGCAGGGCTTCCCCGAAGAGGCCGCCTACACGGACCACGAGCCCATCCCCTACTTCCATGGAAG GGCTGCACAACACTCAGCTGTGAAGCCGCAGAGAAATGCCAGGAGCCACGATGGGCAGAGGAGCGCCTCGCAGTCCCCGTCCAACTCTTCCACCAGCACCGCCAATTCTTCCTCGCTTTTGTCGGAGCCCAGCAGCCGCCTCGCCTCCCCTGAAGCCAGGCATCTGGACGCGGCCCCAGCCGCCACTCGAGGGACTGCTGAGCACGGCCGCCTGAATCTAAGTGCGCAGGCGGGGGTGTCAGCAGCAGGACCTGGGCCCCATGCCCCTCGCCCCTCCTCAAGGCCGGCGTCCCGCCCAGCCCCCCCAAGGCCCAACCTGGTGCCAGAGAACATGATGCGCAGAGTCCTGCTGCCTCGCCATGGCAATCCTCCTGCGAGCCGAGAGCTACTGGCTGCGGCATCAGCAAACCAGCTGGCAAGACAGATGCGTGCCCAGCCCCTTGGGCATGTGAAGCTGGCAGAAGAGGACATGAGAGCAGCTCAGGAAGAGGAGGACTTGAAGAG AGGCCTGGTGACCCGTCAGGAGCTGCTGGCGGTGGAGCAAGAGCTGCAGGAGGTCCGGGAAGAGCTGAAGTGCCTCCGGTGGAAGGTCCGGCACATCGGGGAGACGGTGCAGCCTCTGGCCGAGGAGAGCAAGCGCTACAACGGCTACACCCTGACGGAGCTGAAGGCCTTGGTGCAGTCCGAAAAGGACCCCTGTAAGGCTGCCCACAAGATCCTGGCCCTACTCTTCAGCGACGTCTACCTGCTGCAGCACCTGGCGGTGGCCGACCAGGCCTGCAACTCCAGGACCCTCCCCAGACCCCAAATGGACCCGGAGCTGTACACGGTCTACTGCGACATCCTGCAGAGCATCTTCCCCGGGATGAGCAGCCAGGCCCTGCGGGAGAGGATGCAGCCGGGCGTGTAG